From Segatella copri, the proteins below share one genomic window:
- a CDS encoding sensor histidine kinase, with protein MKLHLKYIVTLVITALVCIFAYQTYWLVGLYQSQEKEVEAKIKGGMEYAHFMEMKKRIERLRNDDKGPHRQLTGSVAFSMDEDDDIDQKVKVKKVRGGKIVQSVQTTFTKHEKRREDDKDQELMMMMSGKLATMVQQALFGKLNEIAKPDINDYDSAWVAKMLSDSLLVGDDIHPLPHQIKLFAGKKVLAKVTTKGYVPSANAKQYQYVVCNEGEANEEKYVLTLEPLTMTVLSQMAGILATSLFIMLILAFVFWFLIHAMLKQKTLDEMKSDFTNNITHELKTPIAVAYAATDSLLNYGMLQHPDKARKYLTIAQEQLQTLSGLVEQILSMSMERRKSMLLNIVEVPMKEVIEPLISQHQLKVKSGEKTDKKVNISLSVEPENLMVHADRMHFSNIVSNLIDNAIKYSEDSVNIEIKAFQKAEDEVLVSVSDNGIGIAHDKLPYIFDKFYRVTDGNKYTVKGYGLGLFYVKSLMEKMGGSVSVESDPGKGSCFTLHFLKGKKVKK; from the coding sequence ATGAAGTTACATCTTAAATACATAGTTACGCTCGTCATCACGGCTCTGGTCTGCATCTTCGCATATCAGACCTATTGGCTCGTGGGGCTTTATCAGTCTCAGGAAAAGGAGGTTGAGGCAAAAATCAAGGGTGGAATGGAGTACGCTCACTTCATGGAGATGAAGAAGCGAATCGAACGATTGCGCAATGATGATAAAGGGCCTCATAGACAACTGACGGGTTCTGTTGCTTTTTCTATGGATGAAGACGATGATATTGATCAAAAGGTAAAGGTTAAAAAGGTTCGTGGAGGAAAGATCGTTCAGTCTGTTCAAACAACTTTTACCAAGCACGAGAAGCGTCGTGAAGATGACAAGGACCAGGAATTGATGATGATGATGTCGGGCAAGCTGGCAACTATGGTGCAACAAGCGCTGTTTGGCAAATTGAATGAAATCGCCAAACCTGACATCAATGACTATGACAGTGCATGGGTTGCCAAGATGCTTTCAGACAGTTTGTTGGTGGGCGATGATATTCATCCGCTTCCGCATCAGATTAAGCTTTTTGCAGGAAAGAAGGTTTTGGCGAAAGTGACGACGAAGGGGTATGTGCCTTCCGCCAATGCCAAGCAATACCAATATGTGGTTTGTAATGAGGGGGAGGCGAATGAGGAGAAATATGTCCTCACCCTAGAACCGCTTACGATGACTGTGCTCAGCCAGATGGCAGGCATCCTTGCCACATCGCTCTTCATCATGCTCATCCTGGCTTTCGTCTTCTGGTTCCTGATTCATGCGATGCTCAAGCAGAAGACGCTTGATGAGATGAAGAGTGATTTCACCAATAATATCACGCACGAATTGAAGACTCCGATAGCCGTAGCCTATGCTGCCACCGACTCCCTGCTGAACTACGGAATGCTCCAGCATCCTGATAAGGCGCGCAAGTATCTCACCATCGCCCAGGAGCAGTTGCAGACGCTCAGCGGATTGGTGGAACAGATTCTGTCGATGAGTATGGAACGACGGAAATCGATGCTTCTCAATATCGTGGAAGTTCCAATGAAGGAGGTGATTGAACCGTTAATCTCCCAGCATCAGCTGAAAGTGAAATCAGGAGAAAAAACGGATAAAAAGGTGAATATTTCGTTGTCCGTAGAACCGGAAAATCTGATGGTTCATGCCGACCGGATGCATTTCTCAAACATCGTGAGCAATCTCATAGACAATGCCATCAAGTATTCTGAAGATAGCGTGAATATAGAAATCAAGGCTTTCCAAAAAGCCGAGGATGAAGTGCTGGTTTCCGTATCAGATAATGGAATAGGTATTGCCCACGATAAATTGCCTTATATTTTCGACAAGTTCTATCGGGTGACGGATGGCAATAAATATACGGTCAAGGGCTATGGTCTCGGCCTTTTCTATGTCAAGAGCCTGATGGAGAAAATGGGCGGTTCTGTTTCCGTAGAAAGCGATCCGGGAAAAGGAAGCTGCTTTACCCTGCATTTTCTTAAAGGTAAAAAGGTAAAAAAGTAA